One Gossypium hirsutum isolate 1008001.06 chromosome A11, Gossypium_hirsutum_v2.1, whole genome shotgun sequence genomic window carries:
- the LOC107957521 gene encoding germin-like protein subfamily 1 member 14: MKGMNSFLLTFSLLALVSTLASASDSSSLQDFCVALNGTKHASMSLVHIPGLNTLGISLVRIDYAPVGVESKGQAKFNKSLSSKARYLEKKQANSKQNFKNKQGTMENNRLFTNVLKTGDVFVFPVGLIHFQFNIGKTNAIALAGLSSQNPGVISIANAVFGSKPPINPDVLTKAFKLDKEVVEYLQTQF; this comes from the exons ATGAAAGGAATGAACAGTTTCCTTCTTACATTTTCCCTCTTGGCATTGGTTTCCACGTTAGCCTCAGCCTCAGACTCTAGCTCTCTCCAGGACTTCTGCGTAGCCCTCAATGGCACCAAGCATGCTAGTATGTCTTTAGTTCAT ATACCAGGACTTAACACTCTTGGCATATCACTTGTTCGAATTGACTATGCACCTGTTGGTGTTGAGAGCAAGGGACAAGCAAAGTTCAACAAAAGCTTGAGCAGCAAGGCTCGATACTTGGAGAAGAAACAAGCAAATTCAAAACAGAATTTTAAAAACAAGCAAGGAACAATGGAAA ATAATCGACTCTTCACCAACGTTCTCAAAACAGGAGATGTGTTTGTTTTCCCGGTTGGTCTCATTCACTTCCAATTCAATATCGGGAAAACTAATGCCATTGCCTTGGCTGGTCTTAGCAGTCAAAATCCTGGTGTTATCTCCATTGCTAATGCAGTCTTTGGGTCTAAGCCACCTATTAATCCTGATGTTCTTACTAAAGCCTTCAAACTGGATAAGGAAGTGGTGGAATATCTTCAGACCCAGTTCTGA
- the LOC107892156 gene encoding germin-like protein subfamily 1 member 11: MKGVQHFLVVFSLLILGFTLASSSDPSPLQDLCVALNSTKHAVFVNGKLCKDPKLATADDFFFSGLDKPGNTSNAVGSRVTPVNVDQIPGLNTLGISLVRIDYAPNGGQNPPHTHPRATEILVVTKGTLYVGFVTSNPDNRLFTKVLKTGDVFVFPVGLIHFQFNIGKTNAIAFAGLSSQNPGVITIANAVFGSNPAINSEVLAKAFKLDKKMVEYLQTQF, translated from the exons ATGAAGGGAGTTCAACATTTCCTTGTAGTTTTTTCCCTATTGATACTGGGTTTCACATTAGCCTCATCCTCAGATCCTAGCCCTCTTCAGGACTTATGTGTTGCACTCAATAGCACCAAGCATGCTG TATTTGTAAATGGGAAGTTGTGCAAGGATCCAAAACTTGCCACAGcagatgatttcttcttttctgGTCTTGATAAACCAGGAAACACATCCAATGCAGTGGGATCAAGAGTTACTCCTGTTAATGTTGATCAAATACCGGGACTTAACACTCTTGGTATATCATTGGTTCGAATCGACTATGCACCTAATGGTGGTCAAAACCCTCCTCACACGCACCCTCGTGCTACAGAAATCCTAGTTGTGACAAAGGGTACACTCTATGTTGGCTTTGTAACATCGAACCCCGATAACCGATTATTTACCAAAGTACTGAAGACAGGCGATGTGTTTGTTTTCCCTGTTGGCCTCATTCACTTCCAGTTCAATATCGGGAAGACCAATGCCATTGCCTTTGCTGGTCTCAGCAGCCAAAACCCAGGAGTTATAACTATAGCCAATGCTGTTTTTGGTTCCAACCCAGCCATCAATAGTGAAGTCCTTGCTAAGGCCTTCAAACTTGATAAGAAAATGGTGGAATATCTTCAAACTCAGTTCTGA
- the LOC107892147 gene encoding probable UDP-N-acetylglucosamine--peptide N-acetylglucosaminyltransferase SEC isoform X2, protein MLSLNNGVTISRASTYGGSVVDPTDVISDSPALASGKASIYGAKHEPASSLGIVPHRGPDSLEVDEDMQLALAHQLYKSGNYKQALDHSNAVYDQNPLRTDNLLLLGAIYYQLHDYDMCIAKNEEALRIQPRFAECYGNMANAWKEKGDVDVAIRYYMIAIELRPNFADAWSNLASAYMRKRRFNEAAQCCRQALQLNPLLVDAHSNLGNLMKAQGLAQEAYSCYLEALRIQPTFAIAWSNLAGLFMDSGDLNRALQYYKEAVKLKPAFPEAYLNLGNIYKALAMPQEAIVCYQRAVQTRPNYPVALGNLASTYYERGQLDLAIHHYKQAIAYDQRFVEAYNNLGNALKDVGRVDEAIQCYNIFWNSRNMVGAAASYYKATLTVTTGLSAPFNNLAVIYKQQGNHMEAITCYNEVLRIDPLAADGLVNRGNTYKEIGRVSEAIQDYICAINIQPNMAEAHANLASAYKDSGHVEAAVKSYQQALLLRPDFPEATCNLLHTLQCVCCWEDRDKMFTEVEGIIQRQINMSVLPSVQPFHAIAYPIDPMLALDISRKYAAHCSLIASRFALPPFNHPAPIPIKQDCGNQRLKIGYVSSDFGNHPLSHLMGSVFGMHNRENVEVFCYALSQNDGTEWRQRIQSEAEHFIDVSSMSSDMIAKMINKDGIQILINLNGYTKGARNEIFAMQPAPIQVSYMGFPGTTGADYIDYLVTDEFVSPLCYAHIYSEKLVHLPHCYFVNDYKQKNRDVLDPHCQHKRSDYGLPEDKFIFACFNQLYKMDPEIFNTWCNILKRVPNSALWLLRFPAAGETRLRAYAAAQGVQPEQIIFTDVAMKHEHIRRSALADLCLDTPLCNAHTTGTDVLWAGLPMVTLPLEKMATRVAGSLCLATGLGEEMIVNSMKEYEERAVSLALNRPKLQALTNKLKAARLTCPLFDTARWVRNLERSYFKMWNLYCSGQQPQHFKVTENDFDFPYDR, encoded by the exons ATGTTGTCGTTGAACAACGGAGTGACCATCTCTAGGGCTTCCACCTACGGAGGCAGTGTCGTCGATCCTACTGATGTTATTTCCGACTCTCCGGCACTGGCTTCCGGCAAAGCTTCCATTTATGGGGCGAAACATGAGCCGGCTTCTTCCCTTGGTATTGTGCCTCATAGAGGACCTGATTCACTTGAAG TTGATGAAGATATGCAGTTGGCTCTAGCTCATCAATTGTACAAATCTGGAAACTACAAACAAGCATTGGATCATAGCAATGCTGTTTACGACCAGAATCCACTTCGTACTGATAATCTACTTCTTTTGGGTGCTATTTATTATCAG TTGCATGATTACGACATGTGCATTGCCAAAAATGAAGAAGCCCTTCGAATTCAGCCTCGTTTTGCCGAGTGTTATGGAAACATGGCAAATGCTTGGAAG GAAAAAGGCGATGTTGATGTTGCCATTCGGTACTATATGATTGCAATTGAG CTTCGCCCTAACTTTGCTGATGCATGGTCAAATTTAGCTAGTGCTTACATGCGAAAAAGAAGATTTAATGAGGCCGCACAGTGTTGCCGTCAGGCTCTGCAATTAAATCCTCTATTG GTGGATGCTCATAGTAACCTTGGAAATCTAATGAAGGCACAAGGTCTGGCTCAAGAA GCATACAGTTGTTATCTTGAGGCTCTTCGGATACAGCCAACTTTTGCCATTGCATGGTCAAACCTTGCCGGTCTTTTCATGGATTCAGGTGACTTAAATCGAGCCCTTCAGTATTACAAG GAAGCTGTTAAACTCAAACCTGCGTTTCCTGAGGCTTATTTAAATCTTGGGAATATTTACAAG GCTTTGGCAATGCCTCAGGAGGCTATTGTCTGTTATCAGCGAGCTGTTCAGACTCGGCCTAACTATCCAGTAGCTTTGG GGAATCTGGCTAGTACATACTATGAGCGAGGACAGCTGGATTTGGCAATCCACCATTATAAGCAAGCTATTGCCTATGATCAAAGATTTGTGGAAGCTTACAACAATTTG GGAAATGCATTGAAAGATGTGGGTCGTGTTGATGAGGCAATTCAATGCTATAAT ATATTTTGGAATTCTAGGAACATGGTTGGTGCTGCTGCTTCTTACTATAAGGCTACATTGACTGTGACGACAGGGTTGTCTGCTCCATTCAATAACCTTGCTGTAATCTATAAACAACAG GGAAATCACATGGAAGCTATAACTTGTTACAATGAGGTTTTACGGATTGATCCATTGGCAGCTGATGGACTTGTAAATAGGGGTAACACTTACAAGGAGATTGGTAGAGTGAGTGAAGCAATTCAAGATTATATTTGTGCTATTAATATCCAGCCAAATATGGCTGAAGCCCATGCAAATCTGGCTTCTGCTTATAAGGATAG TGGACATGTGGAGGCTGCTGTCAAAAGCTATCAGCAGGCATTGCTTCTTCGACCAGATTTTCCTGAAGCTACTTGTAACCTCCTACATACGTTACAG TGTGTGTGCTGCTGGGAGGATCGGGATAAAATGTTCACTGAAGTTGAGGGCATCATCCAAAGGCAGATTAAT ATGTCAGTTCTTCCTAGTGTGCAACCTTTCCATGCTATAGCATATCCCATTGATCCAATGCTTGCACTTGATATAAG CCGTAAATATGCTGCTCATTGCTCTTTGATTGCATCTCGTTTTGCTCTTCCTCCTTTCAACCATCCTGCTCCAATTCCTATTAAGCAAGATTGTGGAAATCAGAGGCTAAAGATTGGTTATGTAAGCAGTGATTTCGGCAATCACCCCTTGTCACACCTCATGGGATCGGTATTTGGCATGCACAACAGAGAGAATGTAGAG GTATTTTGCTATGCCTTGAGTCAAAATGATGGCACTGAATGGAGACAGCGTATCCAGTCTGAAGCTGAGCATTTTATAGATGTCTCTTCCATGTCATCAGATATGATCGCTAAAATGATTAACAAGGATGGAATACAGATCCTTATCAACCTGAATGGGTATACTAAG GGTGCAAGGAATGAAATTTTTGCCATGCAGCCAGCACCTATACAGGTTTCATATATGGGATTCCCTGGGACTACTGGGGCAGATTACATTGATTACTTGGTCACTGATGAG TTTGTTTCACCTTTGTGCTATGCACATATTTATTCTGAGAAACTGGTCCATCTCCCTCATTGCTACTTTGTGAATGATTATAAGcag AAAAATCGTGATGTGTTGGATCCACATTGTCAGCACAAGCGATCTGACTATGGTCTTCCTGAAGATAAATTCATTTTTGCATGTTTCAACCAATTGTATAAAATGGATCCTGAAATCTTTAATACTTG GTGTAATATTCTTAAGCGTGTACCAAATAGTGCACTTTGGCTCCTCAGATTCCCAGCTGCTGGAGAAACGAGACTGCGAGCAT ATGCTGCTGCACAAGGGGTACAGCCAGAGCAAATAATTTTCACAGATGTTGCAATGAAACATGAACATATCAGGCGCAGTGCTTTAGCTGATCTCTGTCTCGACAC CCCTTTATGCAATGCACATACTACTGGCACGGATGTGTTATGGGCTGGTTTACCTATGGTGACTCTACCCCTTGAGAAAATGGCTACAAGGGTTGCTGGTTCACTTTGTCTCGCTACTGGTTTGGGGGAGGAGATGATTGTGAACAG TATGAAGGAATATGAAGAAAGGGCTGTCTCGTTGGCATTAAATAGGCCAAAGCTTCAGGCTCTTACCAATAAACTCAAGGCAGCTCGTTTAACTTGCCCTCTTTTCGACACAGCACGCTGG GTGCGGAATCTGGAGAGGTCATACTTCAAAATGTGGAATCTGTATTGCTCAGGGCAGCAGCCCCAGCACTTCAAAGTCACTGAAAATGACTTTGATTTCCCTTATGATAGATAG
- the LOC107892147 gene encoding probable UDP-N-acetylglucosamine--peptide N-acetylglucosaminyltransferase SEC isoform X1 — translation MLSLNNGVTISRASTYGGSVVDPTDVISDSPALASGKASIYGAKHEPASSLGIVPHRGPDSLEVDEDMQLALAHQLYKSGNYKQALDHSNAVYDQNPLRTDNLLLLGAIYYQLHDYDMCIAKNEEALRIQPRFAECYGNMANAWKEKGDVDVAIRYYMIAIELRPNFADAWSNLASAYMRKRRFNEAAQCCRQALQLNPLLVDAHSNLGNLMKAQGLAQEAYSCYLEALRIQPTFAIAWSNLAGLFMDSGDLNRALQYYKEAVKLKPAFPEAYLNLGNIYKALAMPQEAIVCYQRAVQTRPNYPVALGNLASTYYERGQLDLAIHHYKQAIAYDQRFVEAYNNLGNALKDVGRVDEAIQCYNQCLTLQPNHPQALTNLGNIYMEWNMVGAAASYYKATLTVTTGLSAPFNNLAVIYKQQGNHMEAITCYNEVLRIDPLAADGLVNRGNTYKEIGRVSEAIQDYICAINIQPNMAEAHANLASAYKDSGHVEAAVKSYQQALLLRPDFPEATCNLLHTLQCVCCWEDRDKMFTEVEGIIQRQINMSVLPSVQPFHAIAYPIDPMLALDISRKYAAHCSLIASRFALPPFNHPAPIPIKQDCGNQRLKIGYVSSDFGNHPLSHLMGSVFGMHNRENVEVFCYALSQNDGTEWRQRIQSEAEHFIDVSSMSSDMIAKMINKDGIQILINLNGYTKGARNEIFAMQPAPIQVSYMGFPGTTGADYIDYLVTDEFVSPLCYAHIYSEKLVHLPHCYFVNDYKQKNRDVLDPHCQHKRSDYGLPEDKFIFACFNQLYKMDPEIFNTWCNILKRVPNSALWLLRFPAAGETRLRAYAAAQGVQPEQIIFTDVAMKHEHIRRSALADLCLDTPLCNAHTTGTDVLWAGLPMVTLPLEKMATRVAGSLCLATGLGEEMIVNSMKEYEERAVSLALNRPKLQALTNKLKAARLTCPLFDTARWVRNLERSYFKMWNLYCSGQQPQHFKVTENDFDFPYDR, via the exons ATGTTGTCGTTGAACAACGGAGTGACCATCTCTAGGGCTTCCACCTACGGAGGCAGTGTCGTCGATCCTACTGATGTTATTTCCGACTCTCCGGCACTGGCTTCCGGCAAAGCTTCCATTTATGGGGCGAAACATGAGCCGGCTTCTTCCCTTGGTATTGTGCCTCATAGAGGACCTGATTCACTTGAAG TTGATGAAGATATGCAGTTGGCTCTAGCTCATCAATTGTACAAATCTGGAAACTACAAACAAGCATTGGATCATAGCAATGCTGTTTACGACCAGAATCCACTTCGTACTGATAATCTACTTCTTTTGGGTGCTATTTATTATCAG TTGCATGATTACGACATGTGCATTGCCAAAAATGAAGAAGCCCTTCGAATTCAGCCTCGTTTTGCCGAGTGTTATGGAAACATGGCAAATGCTTGGAAG GAAAAAGGCGATGTTGATGTTGCCATTCGGTACTATATGATTGCAATTGAG CTTCGCCCTAACTTTGCTGATGCATGGTCAAATTTAGCTAGTGCTTACATGCGAAAAAGAAGATTTAATGAGGCCGCACAGTGTTGCCGTCAGGCTCTGCAATTAAATCCTCTATTG GTGGATGCTCATAGTAACCTTGGAAATCTAATGAAGGCACAAGGTCTGGCTCAAGAA GCATACAGTTGTTATCTTGAGGCTCTTCGGATACAGCCAACTTTTGCCATTGCATGGTCAAACCTTGCCGGTCTTTTCATGGATTCAGGTGACTTAAATCGAGCCCTTCAGTATTACAAG GAAGCTGTTAAACTCAAACCTGCGTTTCCTGAGGCTTATTTAAATCTTGGGAATATTTACAAG GCTTTGGCAATGCCTCAGGAGGCTATTGTCTGTTATCAGCGAGCTGTTCAGACTCGGCCTAACTATCCAGTAGCTTTGG GGAATCTGGCTAGTACATACTATGAGCGAGGACAGCTGGATTTGGCAATCCACCATTATAAGCAAGCTATTGCCTATGATCAAAGATTTGTGGAAGCTTACAACAATTTG GGAAATGCATTGAAAGATGTGGGTCGTGTTGATGAGGCAATTCAATGCTATAAT CAATGTCTCACATTGCAACCCAACCATCCGCAAGCACTTACCAACTTAGGGAACATATATATGGAATG GAACATGGTTGGTGCTGCTGCTTCTTACTATAAGGCTACATTGACTGTGACGACAGGGTTGTCTGCTCCATTCAATAACCTTGCTGTAATCTATAAACAACAG GGAAATCACATGGAAGCTATAACTTGTTACAATGAGGTTTTACGGATTGATCCATTGGCAGCTGATGGACTTGTAAATAGGGGTAACACTTACAAGGAGATTGGTAGAGTGAGTGAAGCAATTCAAGATTATATTTGTGCTATTAATATCCAGCCAAATATGGCTGAAGCCCATGCAAATCTGGCTTCTGCTTATAAGGATAG TGGACATGTGGAGGCTGCTGTCAAAAGCTATCAGCAGGCATTGCTTCTTCGACCAGATTTTCCTGAAGCTACTTGTAACCTCCTACATACGTTACAG TGTGTGTGCTGCTGGGAGGATCGGGATAAAATGTTCACTGAAGTTGAGGGCATCATCCAAAGGCAGATTAAT ATGTCAGTTCTTCCTAGTGTGCAACCTTTCCATGCTATAGCATATCCCATTGATCCAATGCTTGCACTTGATATAAG CCGTAAATATGCTGCTCATTGCTCTTTGATTGCATCTCGTTTTGCTCTTCCTCCTTTCAACCATCCTGCTCCAATTCCTATTAAGCAAGATTGTGGAAATCAGAGGCTAAAGATTGGTTATGTAAGCAGTGATTTCGGCAATCACCCCTTGTCACACCTCATGGGATCGGTATTTGGCATGCACAACAGAGAGAATGTAGAG GTATTTTGCTATGCCTTGAGTCAAAATGATGGCACTGAATGGAGACAGCGTATCCAGTCTGAAGCTGAGCATTTTATAGATGTCTCTTCCATGTCATCAGATATGATCGCTAAAATGATTAACAAGGATGGAATACAGATCCTTATCAACCTGAATGGGTATACTAAG GGTGCAAGGAATGAAATTTTTGCCATGCAGCCAGCACCTATACAGGTTTCATATATGGGATTCCCTGGGACTACTGGGGCAGATTACATTGATTACTTGGTCACTGATGAG TTTGTTTCACCTTTGTGCTATGCACATATTTATTCTGAGAAACTGGTCCATCTCCCTCATTGCTACTTTGTGAATGATTATAAGcag AAAAATCGTGATGTGTTGGATCCACATTGTCAGCACAAGCGATCTGACTATGGTCTTCCTGAAGATAAATTCATTTTTGCATGTTTCAACCAATTGTATAAAATGGATCCTGAAATCTTTAATACTTG GTGTAATATTCTTAAGCGTGTACCAAATAGTGCACTTTGGCTCCTCAGATTCCCAGCTGCTGGAGAAACGAGACTGCGAGCAT ATGCTGCTGCACAAGGGGTACAGCCAGAGCAAATAATTTTCACAGATGTTGCAATGAAACATGAACATATCAGGCGCAGTGCTTTAGCTGATCTCTGTCTCGACAC CCCTTTATGCAATGCACATACTACTGGCACGGATGTGTTATGGGCTGGTTTACCTATGGTGACTCTACCCCTTGAGAAAATGGCTACAAGGGTTGCTGGTTCACTTTGTCTCGCTACTGGTTTGGGGGAGGAGATGATTGTGAACAG TATGAAGGAATATGAAGAAAGGGCTGTCTCGTTGGCATTAAATAGGCCAAAGCTTCAGGCTCTTACCAATAAACTCAAGGCAGCTCGTTTAACTTGCCCTCTTTTCGACACAGCACGCTGG GTGCGGAATCTGGAGAGGTCATACTTCAAAATGTGGAATCTGTATTGCTCAGGGCAGCAGCCCCAGCACTTCAAAGTCACTGAAAATGACTTTGATTTCCCTTATGATAGATAG